In Agarivorans gilvus, one genomic interval encodes:
- a CDS encoding prepilin-type N-terminal cleavage/methylation domain-containing protein: protein MKVTKQQGFTLIELVIVIIILGILAVTAAPKFLNLQGDARESTVKGLEAAVKGGANLIYSKAAIAGIEASSGDVSGANGTSVSTTFGYPNTDAFGATQLAGWLDISTEEWTVSASGSPITLAPANFTPASGACEVQYTIATSSASAQIVSVVTGC from the coding sequence ATGAAAGTAACAAAACAGCAAGGTTTTACTCTGATTGAGCTGGTGATTGTGATCATCATTTTAGGCATTTTGGCGGTAACTGCTGCGCCTAAATTTTTGAACTTACAAGGTGATGCTCGTGAATCAACAGTGAAAGGTTTAGAAGCGGCAGTGAAGGGCGGAGCGAATCTTATTTATAGTAAGGCAGCTATTGCCGGTATTGAAGCTTCATCGGGTGATGTCTCCGGTGCTAATGGTACTAGTGTATCAACTACCTTTGGTTACCCCAATACGGATGCTTTTGGAGCAACTCAGCTCGCTGGTTGGTTGGACATTAGTACAGAAGAATGGACAGTTTCTGCCTCTGGTTCACCGATTACTCTAGCACCAGCTAATTTCACACCCGCTTCAGGCGCTTGTGAAGTGCAATATACAATTGCGACCAGCTCGGCTTCTGCGCAAATTGTATCAGTTGTAACCGGCTGTTAA
- a CDS encoding type II secretion system protein, producing MASLSKPYPQHSGFTLIELVITLILIAILAVTVAPKFFRGGFAEASLQAQLLSRLQLVQTQAMNHYQDCFFLAIETNRYYSGRIDSANTCISAADLLEPVVFSDIQVSQGRVYFDGLGRVRLAESSLCSAFPCVINLAGQESRQIIIESEGYIHAP from the coding sequence TTGGCTTCTTTAAGCAAACCTTACCCTCAACACTCCGGCTTCACTCTCATCGAGCTGGTGATTACCCTCATCCTTATCGCCATTCTGGCAGTGACGGTGGCTCCTAAGTTTTTTCGTGGCGGCTTTGCTGAAGCTAGCCTACAAGCCCAGCTGTTAAGCCGTTTACAATTGGTGCAAACTCAGGCGATGAATCATTATCAAGACTGCTTTTTCTTGGCGATTGAAACAAACCGTTATTATTCTGGGCGGATAGATTCCGCTAATACCTGTATCAGTGCGGCAGATCTTCTAGAGCCAGTTGTTTTTAGTGATATTCAAGTGAGCCAAGGTCGGGTTTATTTTGATGGTCTTGGCCGAGTGCGTTTGGCTGAATCCAGTTTATGCAGTGCCTTTCCCTGTGTGATTAATTTAGCAGGGCAGGAAAGCAGACAGATAATCATCGAGAGCGAGGGCTATATTCATGCGCCCTAA
- the mreD gene encoding rod shape-determining protein MreD, which produces MLEKINGRGAIIGSLFIALILAIIPLPPLADLLRPDWVLVCVFYWTIALPHRSNVGVAFAVGLILDILLGSTLGVRALALSIVSYIAASNFTRLRNFSVWQQALVVGALTGLAKVVVFWAEYLVQDIQLPAGYFYPLVTTTLTWPWIFLLLRKLRRQWKIS; this is translated from the coding sequence ATGTTAGAAAAAATTAATGGCCGTGGGGCCATTATTGGTAGTTTATTTATTGCCTTAATATTGGCCATCATCCCTCTGCCTCCTTTGGCCGATTTACTGAGGCCTGATTGGGTACTTGTGTGTGTGTTTTATTGGACCATTGCCTTACCCCATCGTAGCAATGTAGGCGTGGCCTTTGCGGTTGGCCTGATTCTCGATATCCTTCTCGGTTCTACCCTTGGGGTTCGCGCGCTGGCCTTGTCGATTGTGTCTTATATCGCGGCAAGCAACTTTACTCGTTTGCGTAACTTTTCGGTATGGCAGCAAGCACTAGTGGTGGGCGCTTTGACCGGATTGGCCAAGGTGGTGGTGTTTTGGGCAGAATACTTGGTGCAAGATATTCAACTGCCTGCGGGATACTTTTATCCTTTGGTGACCACGACTTTAACTTGGCCATGGATCTTCTTGTTACTGCGAAAATTACGTCGCCAGTGGAAGATTAGCTAA
- a CDS encoding DUF6701 domain-containing protein codes for MNRCSLLLRLMLLLFVIGPQAVGAVECSAVFPTVISSSNASSQLAIGWWAQIYGSAEGLLNIRHVNNNSDRYTCPDYDQYCSSSHRLAEAGNLLNIESKANGLNVALNWRQSATLGEGDYNTDNFGSVSASSEATLTFSNSRDEYFIDQLSLGYRATLVLPAGTYWVAGDVNLDTQSELRVVGDGTVKIFVGGRFNAKYQSSLNVSGEPSQLAIYAEGDIQLDNESVSQFVGYSLSNILTLYRSQVTGALHALGDIEIQNESKVIGADVEDVDFAPLCDGEVREPLNLQFGSTGAQQNGGIVSFEQPYTTKPLVFLMTPIDPVHPNNEGPNYVFVNTVLQNASGQWTGFSWSREEPPENILSSENNLAIDWIAVNEGEFTLQDGTPLQAGTVSSNTALPFNNSSYVNLGIPSNLSVVLHQQQSRNNQCWLTTTSVFNGGDSGIGLALENSEVHTWYWYWEWPWMRDQCLGDNNAIPYYELADETIAYLATEPAVGSISVNNQQVNYQFGRSTTHSQGDRTLSPAQTCNYLTHYQNDLFASPPIMVASKNERRGDNGGWLRRCQHHAANFSMITEEDQYGDGERAHVAEDYSFMAFASNTAQPSPGLVISAAPFGLTCDVHEVVIRATLNDDLDQSFQGTVSLSTSTNRGSWSTGDGQGDLQAGVDNGQASYQFVTADQGEVRLGLLHPLTGDVTLTVSDGAITATAVVNFAAYGFQSQLLGTSTGEARANPHKANSEFQLLLTAVGKDPNGGPGCAKIENYQGLKALSLWTDYLEPTTGSRQLQAQNSDDNFVDVAGSYDSRTTLNSQFTAGEALIDMRYPDVGRLNINFWDEAGSQQDGQTITLRGSETGDFIPDRFAWQNILNEDGHSIPSDPENTPFVRAGTLFSAELVAKIANCNQAGTSCNALNFKTQAEQLDIGASLATPSSLVGGELGDFVGGVLDADVAQADGVLAVKDNAWHQVGSIFYQGMVTRYLAYNLADYAVAAANQQVGMFYPHHFELSSASITPTCVAANFSYIGQFEQQVAWTLQAHSLSNQITTNYSHDKFAVNNDFSHWRFSSSSPVAGFDQGLQMDVATGQWLNGVYQQADLAFGLAKPLQPQVPVDDGKLALFFSQYDDAVISSDSVSGGFICGSDPIDGAYCELGTVPELRHGRLSLSNGYGSELQPIAIQGLLQFYDGSRYQTQSMLRLADSCSNLNLPALDFSPKNSATEAPVGAGYHK; via the coding sequence ATGAATCGTTGCTCATTGTTGCTGCGCTTGATGTTGTTGCTGTTTGTCATCGGGCCTCAAGCTGTAGGTGCTGTTGAGTGCAGCGCGGTTTTCCCTACGGTGATTTCTTCTTCAAATGCTTCTAGTCAGCTGGCCATTGGCTGGTGGGCTCAGATCTATGGTTCTGCTGAGGGGCTGCTAAATATTAGGCATGTGAATAATAATTCGGATCGCTACACCTGCCCAGATTATGATCAGTATTGTAGCTCTAGCCATCGCTTAGCGGAGGCAGGGAATTTGCTGAATATAGAGAGCAAAGCGAATGGTCTAAATGTCGCGCTCAACTGGAGGCAGAGCGCGACCCTTGGAGAAGGCGATTATAATACTGACAATTTTGGCTCGGTGAGTGCTAGCAGCGAAGCCACCCTGACCTTTTCAAATAGTCGAGATGAGTACTTTATAGACCAACTGAGTCTTGGTTATCGTGCTACGCTGGTCTTGCCGGCGGGGACCTATTGGGTGGCCGGTGATGTAAATTTAGACACCCAAAGTGAATTGCGCGTTGTTGGTGACGGAACCGTTAAAATATTTGTTGGTGGTCGCTTTAACGCTAAATATCAGTCGAGTCTCAATGTCTCGGGAGAGCCAAGTCAACTGGCCATTTATGCCGAAGGCGATATCCAGTTAGATAATGAATCGGTCAGCCAATTTGTTGGTTACAGTTTAAGTAACATCCTTACTTTATATCGCTCTCAAGTGACCGGTGCGCTGCATGCCTTGGGAGATATTGAAATACAGAATGAAAGCAAGGTGATTGGCGCTGATGTAGAGGATGTGGACTTTGCTCCTCTATGTGATGGGGAGGTTCGTGAGCCTTTAAACTTGCAGTTTGGCTCCACTGGGGCGCAGCAGAACGGTGGCATTGTTAGTTTCGAGCAGCCCTACACCACTAAGCCTTTAGTCTTTTTGATGACGCCAATTGACCCTGTACATCCCAATAATGAAGGACCAAATTATGTCTTTGTTAACACGGTATTGCAGAATGCTAGTGGTCAGTGGACTGGCTTTAGCTGGTCCAGAGAAGAGCCACCAGAGAATATTCTCTCGTCCGAAAACAATTTAGCGATTGACTGGATTGCGGTAAATGAAGGGGAATTTACCCTACAAGATGGCACTCCATTGCAAGCCGGTACGGTGAGCTCTAATACCGCTTTGCCTTTTAATAATTCAAGTTACGTTAATCTTGGCATTCCCAGTAATTTGTCGGTGGTGCTGCATCAGCAACAGAGTCGCAATAATCAATGTTGGTTAACCACCACGTCGGTATTTAATGGTGGTGATTCGGGCATCGGTTTAGCGCTAGAGAATAGTGAGGTACATACTTGGTATTGGTACTGGGAGTGGCCGTGGATGCGCGATCAGTGCCTGGGAGATAATAACGCGATTCCTTATTATGAATTAGCCGACGAGACCATTGCTTATTTGGCGACAGAGCCCGCGGTGGGCAGTATTAGCGTAAATAACCAGCAAGTGAATTATCAATTTGGTCGTTCAACAACTCACTCACAAGGCGATCGTACTTTATCTCCCGCGCAGACTTGTAACTATCTCACCCACTATCAAAACGATTTATTTGCTAGCCCTCCCATCATGGTAGCCAGTAAAAATGAGCGTCGCGGCGATAATGGTGGTTGGCTACGGCGCTGTCAGCACCATGCGGCCAATTTTTCGATGATTACCGAAGAAGATCAGTACGGCGATGGCGAGCGAGCTCATGTAGCAGAAGACTATAGTTTTATGGCTTTTGCTAGTAATACGGCGCAGCCTTCCCCTGGCTTAGTTATTAGCGCTGCGCCTTTTGGCTTAACTTGCGATGTGCATGAGGTGGTGATTCGGGCTACACTTAATGACGACTTAGATCAAAGTTTTCAAGGTACGGTCTCTCTTAGCACCTCGACTAACCGCGGTAGCTGGTCCACAGGTGATGGGCAAGGTGATTTGCAGGCGGGAGTGGATAACGGGCAGGCGAGTTACCAGTTTGTCACCGCCGATCAGGGCGAGGTGAGACTGGGTTTGCTGCATCCATTAACCGGAGATGTGACTTTAACGGTAAGTGATGGTGCCATTACAGCTACTGCTGTAGTGAACTTTGCCGCTTACGGTTTTCAATCCCAGCTCCTAGGAACCAGTACTGGTGAAGCAAGAGCTAATCCGCATAAGGCCAATAGTGAGTTTCAATTGCTGCTCACCGCCGTGGGTAAAGACCCAAATGGTGGGCCAGGTTGCGCTAAAATTGAAAATTATCAGGGGCTAAAAGCGCTCAGCTTATGGACCGATTATCTAGAGCCAACGACTGGCTCACGCCAATTACAGGCTCAAAATAGTGATGATAACTTTGTCGATGTAGCTGGCTCCTATGATAGCCGTACAACACTAAACAGCCAATTTACTGCCGGTGAAGCTCTAATTGATATGCGTTATCCCGATGTGGGGCGTTTAAACATTAACTTCTGGGACGAAGCAGGCTCGCAGCAAGATGGCCAAACGATTACCCTAAGAGGAAGCGAAACCGGCGACTTTATTCCCGACCGTTTTGCCTGGCAAAATATTCTTAATGAAGATGGACACTCCATCCCAAGTGACCCAGAAAATACGCCTTTTGTCCGAGCCGGTACCCTGTTTAGTGCCGAGCTGGTGGCTAAGATTGCCAACTGCAATCAAGCTGGCACCAGCTGTAATGCCCTTAACTTTAAGACTCAAGCTGAACAGCTAGATATTGGCGCTAGTTTGGCGACTCCCAGTTCTTTGGTTGGCGGTGAACTAGGCGACTTTGTTGGCGGTGTGCTCGATGCCGATGTCGCCCAAGCAGATGGCGTGCTGGCGGTGAAAGATAATGCTTGGCACCAAGTAGGTAGCATTTTCTATCAGGGGATGGTGACTCGCTATTTGGCTTATAACTTGGCCGATTATGCGGTGGCTGCGGCTAATCAGCAGGTAGGTATGTTTTATCCTCACCATTTTGAACTGAGCTCGGCCAGCATTACACCGACCTGCGTCGCAGCCAATTTTAGCTATATCGGTCAGTTTGAACAGCAAGTCGCTTGGACCTTGCAGGCTCATAGCCTAAGTAATCAGATTACCACTAACTATTCTCACGATAAATTTGCAGTAAACAACGATTTTTCTCATTGGCGCTTCAGCAGTAGCTCGCCAGTGGCGGGTTTTGATCAAGGTTTACAAATGGACGTTGCCACTGGGCAGTGGTTGAATGGCGTATATCAGCAAGCAGACTTAGCCTTTGGTTTGGCTAAGCCGCTTCAGCCGCAGGTGCCAGTAGATGATGGCAAGCTGGCGCTGTTTTTTAGTCAGTATGATGACGCCGTGATCAGCTCAGACAGTGTTAGCGGTGGCTTTATTTGTGGTAGTGACCCGATTGACGGCGCCTATTGTGAATTAGGCACAGTGCCGGAATTACGTCATGGGCGTTTAAGTTTAAGCAATGGTTATGGCTCAGAATTACAGCCCATTGCGATTCAGGGCTTGTTGCAGTTTTATGATGGGAGTCGTTATCAAACCCAGTCCATGCTGCGTTTAGCGGACAGTTGCAGCAATCTTAATCTGCCTGCTTTAGATTTCTCACCGAAAAATAGTGCTACCGAAGCGCCGGTGGGGGCGGGGTATCACAAGTAA
- the rng gene encoding ribonuclease G: MSAELLINVTPTETRVALVDSGILQETHVERDARRGLVGNMYKGRVSRVLPGMQAAFVDIGLEKAAFLHASDIVPHTECVDVTEQEKFQAGNIAEMVRQGQDIMVQVVKDPLGTKGARLTTDITLPSRYLVFMPGSSHVGVSQRIDSEQERERLKEICSEFVDDMGGFIIRTAAEGVGADELEQDAAFLKRVWRKVLQRKETAATKTVLYTELNLALRIIRDFVGTHLDRIRVDSRETYEQLVAFSAEFVPEFTEILEYYSGEQPIFDLFDVENEIQRALKRRVDLKSGGYLIIDQTEAMTTVDINTGAFVGHRNLEETIFNTNIEATQSIARQLRLRNLGGIVIIDFIDMADPEHQRRVLQSLEQALQKDRAKTNISGFSQLGLVEMTRKRTRESIEHILCGECPTCRGRGTVKTVETVCYEVLREIIRVNRAYDADNFIVYASTKVADMLMGEESHSLAELEVFIGKQVKVQTEPMYSQEQFDVVLM, encoded by the coding sequence ATGTCTGCTGAACTATTGATTAATGTTACACCCACTGAAACCCGTGTTGCTTTAGTAGACAGCGGTATTCTGCAGGAAACCCATGTTGAGCGAGATGCGCGGCGTGGTCTGGTTGGCAATATGTATAAAGGCCGAGTGAGCCGAGTGCTGCCGGGAATGCAAGCCGCGTTTGTAGATATAGGCTTAGAAAAAGCCGCATTTTTACATGCCTCTGACATCGTACCGCATACCGAGTGTGTTGATGTCACCGAGCAAGAAAAGTTTCAGGCAGGCAACATCGCAGAGATGGTGCGCCAAGGGCAAGATATCATGGTGCAAGTGGTGAAAGACCCGCTTGGTACCAAAGGTGCCCGTTTAACCACCGACATCACTTTGCCTTCTCGTTATTTAGTCTTTATGCCTGGTAGCAGTCACGTGGGAGTTTCCCAGCGGATCGACAGCGAGCAAGAGCGTGAGCGACTCAAAGAAATCTGTAGTGAATTTGTCGATGACATGGGCGGTTTCATCATTCGTACCGCCGCCGAAGGTGTTGGCGCTGATGAGCTGGAGCAAGACGCAGCGTTCTTAAAGCGGGTATGGCGTAAAGTATTGCAACGTAAAGAAACGGCAGCCACTAAGACCGTGCTTTACACCGAATTAAACTTAGCCTTACGGATTATTCGTGATTTTGTGGGGACCCATCTGGACCGGATCCGGGTTGATTCTCGTGAAACTTATGAACAGCTGGTGGCCTTCAGTGCTGAGTTCGTGCCCGAATTTACTGAAATCCTCGAATACTACTCGGGTGAGCAACCGATTTTCGATTTGTTTGATGTTGAAAATGAAATTCAGCGCGCCTTGAAACGCCGAGTCGATTTAAAGTCTGGCGGCTATTTAATCATCGACCAAACCGAAGCAATGACCACGGTGGATATCAATACCGGCGCCTTTGTTGGCCATCGTAATCTAGAAGAAACCATCTTCAATACTAATATTGAGGCCACTCAATCCATTGCTAGGCAGCTACGCTTGCGTAACTTAGGCGGCATCGTGATCATTGATTTCATCGATATGGCCGACCCCGAGCATCAACGCCGAGTGTTGCAAAGCTTAGAACAAGCACTACAAAAAGACCGTGCTAAAACCAATATTAGCGGCTTTTCTCAACTGGGCTTAGTTGAAATGACCCGCAAACGCACCCGCGAAAGTATTGAACATATTTTGTGTGGTGAGTGCCCGACTTGTCGAGGCCGTGGCACCGTTAAAACGGTGGAAACCGTTTGTTATGAAGTGCTACGAGAGATTATTCGGGTTAACCGAGCCTATGATGCCGATAACTTTATTGTTTACGCGTCAACTAAAGTGGCGGATATGTTAATGGGGGAAGAATCGCATAGTCTGGCTGAGTTAGAGGTGTTCATTGGCAAACAGGTAAAAGTACAAACCGAGCCAATGTATAGCCAAGAACAATTTGATGTGGTGTTAATGTAG
- a CDS encoding prepilin-type N-terminal cleavage/methylation domain-containing protein, protein MRPKLAAGFTLIELIVGIVVVAIALVVISSFLVPQARRSIEPVYQFRAAELGSSLMNEILSKSFDEQSDHTGGGLWRCSELKPNGQATSCTPASDYGPDAATELRQNYNDVDDYDTAGSFLAISDSMGVDLSQDYRNYRYRVAIDSSEYGINQAKRIDLWIQAPDGVEYAFSAYRWNY, encoded by the coding sequence ATGCGCCCTAAACTCGCTGCTGGTTTTACTTTAATCGAACTGATTGTTGGCATTGTGGTGGTGGCGATTGCCTTGGTGGTGATTAGCTCCTTTTTAGTGCCGCAAGCGCGGCGAAGCATAGAGCCAGTTTATCAATTTCGCGCGGCCGAGCTCGGTTCGAGTTTGATGAATGAAATCTTGTCTAAGTCCTTTGATGAGCAGTCCGATCATACGGGCGGGGGCTTATGGCGTTGCAGCGAGCTTAAGCCCAATGGCCAAGCTACTTCCTGTACCCCCGCTAGCGACTACGGTCCTGATGCGGCGACGGAGCTAAGGCAAAACTACAACGATGTGGATGATTACGACACCGCCGGCTCGTTTCTGGCGATTAGTGACAGTATGGGAGTGGATTTAAGCCAAGATTACCGTAACTATCGTTATAGGGTGGCCATTGATAGTTCGGAATATGGGATTAATCAAGCCAAACGCATCGACTTATGGATACAAGCGCCCGATGGTGTCGAATATGCCTTTAGCGCTTATCGGTGGAATTACTAA
- a CDS encoding MSHA biogenesis protein MshP — MISSFLINPRRQSGSALLVAIFVIVVMALLTAGLTTILRDSSRNAAWEVLGARAELAASSALEQALFSLFPLNPASPLAMSCDDVVEAPALAGPGFATCKVKLSCQQRDVLQLAARFYDLDAVAECGEGEVRVQRQQVVQARTVL; from the coding sequence ATGATATCGTCGTTCCTAATCAACCCTAGACGGCAAAGCGGCAGCGCTTTGCTGGTGGCCATTTTTGTTATTGTGGTGATGGCTCTGCTCACTGCGGGCTTAACCACTATCTTAAGAGATAGCTCTCGCAATGCGGCTTGGGAGGTCTTGGGCGCGCGAGCCGAATTAGCCGCCAGTTCGGCTCTAGAACAAGCCTTGTTTTCTCTGTTTCCACTCAACCCGGCTAGCCCCTTAGCTATGAGTTGTGATGATGTGGTTGAAGCGCCTGCTTTAGCTGGTCCCGGTTTTGCCACTTGTAAGGTTAAGTTAAGTTGTCAGCAGCGTGATGTTTTACAATTAGCAGCGCGTTTTTATGACTTAGACGCCGTGGCCGAATGTGGGGAAGGGGAAGTCAGAGTGCAGCGCCAGCAAGTGGTTCAGGCGAGGACGGTATTATGA
- a CDS encoding PilW family protein, which yields MKLELMGKRGGFTLIELVITMVLLGILALATTDFIRTGSLIYRDGAERQVLLGEARFAIQRLSRELQNSLPNSARVDGIARLGECLTFVPTLSSHSYVDLPLTPRSAASAAIVSWSGQPEVPGSANVWAAVYVLNSDEVVSANGLINEGANKVAAVNSLSADSSSGLSTLSFDSAVSFRSASPAQRLYLISEAVRYCVAGSELRRYQPANSLQGVLMANRLDPRAVLPPFQVLDASLSRNGLVKLAFSFTENNEVVEFQHDIVVPNQP from the coding sequence ATGAAGCTGGAGCTAATGGGTAAGCGGGGCGGTTTCACCTTAATCGAGTTGGTTATCACCATGGTGTTGCTGGGTATATTGGCGCTTGCTACTACCGACTTCATTCGTACCGGCAGCTTAATCTATCGCGACGGAGCCGAACGTCAGGTCTTGCTGGGTGAGGCGCGTTTTGCTATTCAACGGCTGAGCCGAGAATTGCAGAATAGCCTGCCGAATAGCGCGCGGGTCGATGGTATAGCACGCCTTGGCGAGTGCTTAACTTTTGTGCCGACTTTATCTAGCCATAGCTATGTTGATTTGCCGCTAACACCACGTTCCGCTGCCAGTGCCGCGATCGTCAGCTGGAGCGGTCAGCCGGAGGTTCCCGGAAGCGCTAATGTTTGGGCGGCGGTTTACGTATTAAACAGTGATGAGGTGGTGTCTGCCAACGGCCTAATCAACGAAGGGGCGAACAAGGTCGCCGCGGTGAATAGTTTAAGCGCCGATTCCAGCAGCGGTTTATCTACCTTAAGTTTTGATTCTGCGGTGAGTTTTCGCAGTGCCTCGCCTGCTCAGCGGCTCTACTTGATCAGTGAAGCGGTACGCTATTGCGTGGCAGGCTCAGAGTTAAGGCGCTACCAACCGGCAAATAGTTTGCAAGGTGTATTAATGGCAAACCGTTTAGATCCGCGTGCGGTTTTACCTCCCTTTCAGGTGCTAGATGCCAGTTTAAGCCGTAATGGTTTGGTAAAGTTGGCCTTTAGCTTTACTGAAAATAACGAAGTGGTGGAATTTCAGCATGATATCGTCGTTCCTAATCAACCCTAG
- a CDS encoding DUF6701 domain-containing protein: MAEQGRVWIDFSAPGEGNRGRVNYWFDLSSQLSWLRDDWNGNGSYDNTDDQAGAGEVTFGVFRQSDKIIYRQRRY, translated from the coding sequence ATTGCCGAGCAAGGACGAGTTTGGATTGACTTTTCTGCTCCGGGAGAGGGCAACAGGGGGCGTGTGAATTATTGGTTTGATTTAAGCTCGCAGTTAAGTTGGTTACGGGATGATTGGAACGGTAACGGCAGCTATGATAATACCGACGATCAAGCTGGCGCGGGTGAAGTCACATTTGGGGTTTTCCGCCAAAGTGATAAGATTATTTATCGGCAACGCCGCTATTAA
- the mreC gene encoding rod shape-determining protein MreC encodes MKPIFGPGPSLELRLALAVLLSISLIFIDTKLIAFNQVRVYLYSAVSPLQYIANMPGTLLDSMSGSLATRQQLKRENEVLKQQLLLNRADQLLMESLAKENTRLRALLGSPVRHDSRKLVAEIMAVDSDPFSHQVVIDKGQLDGVYEGQPVINDVGVIGQVLHVGTTSSRVLLITDASHGIPVRIARNDIRAVATGTGELNRLQVPHIPRSTDIGEGDVLITSGLGGVFPEGYPVAVISRFDYQEGKPYADVMATPVVELDRLRYLLLIWPSDG; translated from the coding sequence ATGAAACCAATCTTCGGCCCAGGTCCATCTTTAGAGCTACGCCTCGCACTCGCCGTTTTGTTGTCTATCTCTTTGATTTTCATCGATACTAAACTGATTGCCTTTAATCAGGTTAGGGTCTACTTATACTCGGCTGTGAGCCCTCTGCAATATATTGCCAATATGCCCGGCACCTTGCTGGATTCTATGTCTGGCTCTTTGGCAACTCGCCAGCAACTTAAGCGTGAAAATGAAGTTCTTAAACAACAACTTTTGCTTAACCGCGCCGATCAATTATTGATGGAAAGCTTGGCCAAGGAGAATACCCGTTTACGCGCTTTATTAGGCTCGCCGGTTCGTCACGACAGTCGTAAGTTAGTAGCGGAAATTATGGCGGTAGATTCAGACCCATTTTCCCATCAAGTGGTAATTGATAAAGGCCAGTTGGATGGTGTTTACGAAGGCCAACCGGTGATAAATGATGTAGGTGTCATTGGCCAGGTGCTGCATGTCGGCACTACCAGTAGCCGAGTATTGTTAATCACTGACGCTAGCCATGGTATTCCGGTGCGTATAGCCCGCAACGATATTCGCGCGGTAGCCACCGGCACTGGAGAGCTCAATCGTTTACAAGTACCACACATCCCCCGTAGCACCGACATTGGTGAAGGCGACGTGTTAATTACTTCGGGTTTGGGGGGCGTGTTTCCTGAAGGTTATCCGGTAGCTGTGATTAGCCGTTTTGATTATCAAGAGGGTAAGCCTTATGCTGACGTGATGGCGACCCCAGTAGTGGAATTGGACCGCTTACGCTACCTGTTATTAATTTGGCCCTCTGATGGATAG
- a CDS encoding rod shape-determining protein — protein MFKKLRGLFSNDLSIDLGTANTLIYVKDQGIVLNEPSVVAIRQERAGSPKSVAAVGHAAKQMLGRTPGNILAIRPMKDGVIADFYVTEKMLQHFIKQVHDNNFLRPSPRVLVCVPCGSTQVERRAIRESAMGAGAREVYLIDEPMAAAIGAGLPVSEATGSMVVDIGGGTTEVAIISLNGVVYSSSVRIGGDKFDDAIINYVRRNYGSLIGEATAERIKHVIGSAYPGDEVREIEVRGRNLAEGVPRSFTLNSNEILEALQEPLSGIVSAVMVALEQSPPELASDISERGMVLTGGGALVRDLDRLLMEETGIPVVVADDPLTCVARGGGKAIEMIDMHGGDLFQYE, from the coding sequence ATGTTTAAAAAGCTTCGAGGCTTGTTTTCTAATGATCTATCTATTGACTTAGGAACGGCTAATACACTTATTTATGTTAAAGATCAGGGGATCGTGCTGAACGAACCTTCAGTAGTTGCGATTCGCCAAGAGCGGGCTGGTAGTCCTAAGAGTGTGGCTGCCGTAGGCCATGCAGCGAAGCAAATGCTGGGTAGAACGCCTGGTAATATACTGGCCATTCGCCCGATGAAAGATGGGGTGATTGCTGATTTTTACGTGACCGAGAAAATGCTTCAGCACTTTATTAAGCAAGTGCATGATAACAACTTCTTGCGACCTAGCCCTCGCGTATTGGTGTGTGTGCCCTGTGGTTCTACCCAAGTGGAGCGACGCGCTATTCGCGAATCGGCAATGGGCGCGGGCGCGCGTGAAGTGTATTTGATTGATGAACCCATGGCGGCGGCTATCGGTGCGGGTTTACCTGTATCTGAAGCCACTGGCTCAATGGTGGTTGATATTGGTGGTGGTACTACCGAAGTCGCGATTATCTCGTTAAATGGAGTGGTTTACTCATCATCGGTACGCATTGGTGGTGATAAGTTTGACGATGCCATTATCAACTATGTGCGTCGTAACTACGGTAGCTTAATTGGTGAAGCGACCGCAGAGCGTATTAAGCATGTGATTGGCTCTGCCTATCCAGGTGATGAAGTGCGCGAAATTGAAGTTCGTGGTCGCAATCTAGCCGAAGGTGTGCCAAGAAGCTTTACTCTAAACAGCAATGAGATTCTTGAAGCCTTGCAAGAGCCCTTATCTGGCATTGTTAGTGCGGTAATGGTGGCTTTAGAGCAAAGTCCTCCTGAACTAGCCTCTGATATTTCAGAGCGAGGCATGGTGTTAACTGGTGGTGGCGCCTTGGTGAGAGATCTTGATCGCTTGCTAATGGAAGAAACCGGCATTCCGGTGGTTGTGGCTGATGATCCGCTAACTTGTGTGGCTCGAGGTGGTGGTAAAGCCATTGAGATGATCGATATGCATGGTGGCGATCTTTTCCAATACGAATAA